One Desulfobulbus propionicus DSM 2032 DNA segment encodes these proteins:
- a CDS encoding energy-coupling factor ABC transporter ATP-binding protein, producing MSHHIVEVRDLAHTYADGTAAVRGISFRIHHGESVAVIGANGAGKSTLLLHLNGTLTPQSGTVRIGDFPLTKETLRDIRRTVGMIFQDPDDQLFMPTVAEDVAFGPLNLGLPADEVEIRVQRALARVGIEHLRARPPYKLSGGEKRAVSIATVLAMSPDILVMDEPSANLDPRARRMLIALLAGFQHTKIIATHDLDLVLDLCPRTIVLHEGRVMADGPTAAIFTDDPLLARSHLERPLRMQACPRCARSGDDPPEGISSFQPS from the coding sequence ATGAGCCACCACATTGTCGAAGTCCGGGACCTCGCCCACACCTATGCCGACGGCACCGCCGCCGTGCGCGGTATCTCCTTTCGCATCCATCACGGCGAATCGGTGGCGGTGATCGGCGCCAACGGGGCGGGCAAATCGACCCTGCTGTTGCACCTCAACGGCACGCTGACGCCGCAAAGCGGCACCGTGCGCATCGGCGATTTCCCCCTGACCAAGGAGACGCTCAGGGACATCCGCCGCACGGTGGGCATGATCTTCCAGGATCCGGATGACCAGCTGTTCATGCCCACCGTTGCCGAGGATGTCGCCTTTGGTCCGCTCAATCTCGGCCTGCCGGCGGATGAGGTCGAGATACGCGTGCAGCGCGCCTTGGCACGGGTAGGCATCGAGCACCTGCGCGCCCGGCCACCCTACAAGCTGTCCGGCGGCGAGAAACGGGCGGTGTCCATCGCCACCGTGCTGGCCATGTCGCCCGACATCCTGGTCATGGACGAACCTTCGGCCAATCTCGATCCGCGCGCCCGGCGGATGCTGATTGCCCTGTTGGCGGGTTTCCAGCACACCAAGATCATTGCCACCCACGACCTCGACCTGGTGCTTGATCTTTGTCCGCGCACCATTGTCCTTCATGAGGGGAGGGTCATGGCCGACGGACCGACGGCGGCCATCTTCACCGACGATCCGTTGCTGGCAAGGAGCCATCTGGAACGGCCGCTGCGCATGCAGGCCTGCCCCCGGTGCGCGAGGAGCGGCGACGATCCGCCTGAAGGCATCTCTTCCTTTCAGCCGAGCTGA
- the cbiQ gene encoding cobalt ECF transporter T component CbiQ, with the protein MAKIESAFVDLSALDALAAGDSSIHRLDPRIKVLIAALFVLCVVSFDKYTVAALAPFALCLSLIMALGRVPASLILTRLVLVSPFAVLLGLCNPLLDQHPQLYLGSFAVSGGWLSFCSILLRFSLTIGALLVLIATTGFNAVCMALERLGMPTVFAVQLLLLYRYLFVLIEEGRRMHRARALRSFQGRGMGMRTYGHLLGGLLLRTLDRAQRIHQAMLCRGFDGTVRTRRPPRLTLRDVVVFMLAGLVLIGLRRYDCSLLLGRLLTGALP; encoded by the coding sequence ATGGCCAAGATCGAATCGGCCTTTGTGGACCTGAGCGCTCTCGACGCGCTGGCTGCCGGGGATTCGTCCATCCACCGGCTCGATCCCCGGATCAAGGTGTTGATAGCGGCGTTGTTTGTGCTTTGCGTGGTTTCCTTCGACAAATACACGGTGGCCGCCCTGGCACCGTTTGCCCTGTGCCTCAGCCTGATCATGGCGCTGGGCCGCGTGCCGGCCTCCCTGATCCTCACACGATTGGTCCTGGTCTCGCCCTTCGCCGTCCTGCTGGGCCTGTGCAACCCCTTGCTCGACCAGCACCCTCAGCTCTACCTCGGTTCATTCGCTGTCTCCGGCGGCTGGCTGTCCTTTTGCTCCATTCTGCTGCGTTTTTCCCTGACCATCGGCGCCCTGCTGGTCCTGATCGCCACCACCGGATTCAACGCGGTCTGCATGGCCCTGGAGCGGCTGGGCATGCCCACGGTCTTCGCGGTGCAACTGCTGCTGCTCTATCGCTATCTGTTCGTGTTGATCGAGGAGGGAAGGCGGATGCATCGGGCCAGGGCGCTCCGCTCCTTTCAGGGGCGCGGCATGGGCATGCGAACCTACGGCCATCTGCTCGGCGGCCTGCTGCTGCGCACCCTGGATCGGGCCCAGCGTATTCATCAGGCCATGCTCTGTCGAGGTTTCGACGGCACCGTCCGCACCAGGCGCCCGCCGCGCCTGACCCTGCGGGACGTGGTGGTGTTCATGCTGGCCGGATTGGTGCTCATTGGCCTGCGCCGCTATGACTGCAGCCTGTTGCTGGGCCGGTTGCTCACCGGGGCGCTGCCATGA
- a CDS encoding energy-coupling factor ABC transporter permease encodes MHMADALLSPAVGGVMWATTAGTIAWCAKKVQRDLDERKVPLMGVLGAFVFAAQMINFTIPATGSSGHLGGGLLLAILLGPYAAFLAIASVLTVQALFFADGGLLALGCNIFNLGVFPCFIAYPLIYRPIAGDCKNPMRIGLGATLAAVAGLQLGALGVVTETVLSGISALPLTTFLAAMLPIHLAIGLVEGLITTTVISFVWKARPEILEYAAASRPLGSLAITKVLAGLGVAAVLTGGVLSWFASSSPDGLEWSMAKTSGQEELKPPQDGIHVLLARMQEQTAVLPDYAFRVNHEGPVAAGEESAPSWPAVDKGTSTSGLVGGGLTLLLAVVVGLLCRRRSLAR; translated from the coding sequence ATGCACATGGCCGATGCCTTGCTTTCCCCCGCCGTTGGCGGCGTCATGTGGGCAACCACCGCCGGCACCATCGCTTGGTGCGCCAAAAAGGTCCAGCGCGACCTCGATGAGCGGAAGGTGCCGCTGATGGGCGTGCTGGGGGCCTTCGTCTTTGCCGCCCAGATGATCAACTTCACCATCCCGGCCACCGGTTCGTCGGGGCACCTCGGCGGCGGTCTGCTCCTGGCCATCCTGCTCGGCCCCTATGCGGCCTTTCTCGCCATCGCCTCGGTGCTGACCGTGCAGGCTCTGTTCTTTGCCGATGGCGGCCTGCTGGCCCTGGGATGCAACATCTTCAATCTCGGCGTCTTCCCCTGTTTCATCGCCTACCCCCTGATCTACAGGCCGATCGCCGGCGATTGCAAGAACCCCATGCGCATCGGGCTGGGCGCAACCCTGGCGGCGGTGGCTGGCCTGCAGCTAGGCGCCTTGGGGGTGGTGACCGAAACCGTGCTCTCCGGCATCTCGGCCCTGCCGCTCACAACCTTTCTCGCCGCCATGCTGCCGATCCATCTGGCCATCGGCCTGGTCGAAGGCCTGATCACCACTACGGTGATTTCCTTTGTGTGGAAGGCCCGGCCCGAGATCCTCGAATATGCCGCCGCCTCCCGTCCGCTGGGCTCCCTGGCCATCACCAAGGTGCTGGCCGGCCTCGGGGTCGCGGCCGTGCTCACCGGGGGCGTGCTTTCCTGGTTCGCTTCCTCCTCCCCTGACGGCCTGGAATGGTCCATGGCCAAGACATCTGGCCAGGAAGAACTGAAACCGCCACAGGACGGCATCCATGTTCTGCTCGCCAGGATGCAGGAGCAAACCGCCGTGCTGCCCGACTATGCGTTCCGTGTCAACCACGAGGGGCCGGTGGCGGCCGGGGAGGAATCCGCGCCCTCCTGGCCGGCCGTGGACAAGGGCACCTCCACCTCGGGACTGGTCGGTGGCGGTCTGACGCTGCTTTTGGCCGTAGTTGTCGGCTTGCTGTGCCGCAGACGATCCCTGGCCCGTTAG
- a CDS encoding diacylglycerol kinase: protein MTEQQQKVNGTGLARLKRAVTCSYAGISAAFRNEEAFRQELLLCLVLLPLACWLGQSNVERALLAGSLILVLIVELLNTAVEVVVNRISVDRHELSGLAKDLGSAAVSMAILFAMVVWLLVLFT from the coding sequence ATGACCGAACAGCAGCAGAAAGTGAACGGCACCGGCTTGGCCAGGTTGAAACGGGCAGTGACTTGCTCCTATGCGGGCATTTCCGCCGCCTTCCGCAATGAGGAGGCCTTCCGTCAAGAGTTGCTGCTCTGCCTGGTCCTGCTGCCCCTGGCCTGCTGGCTCGGTCAGAGCAATGTGGAGCGGGCCCTGCTCGCCGGCAGCCTGATCCTGGTCTTGATCGTCGAGCTGCTCAACACCGCAGTCGAGGTGGTGGTCAACCGCATCAGCGTCGACCGGCACGAACTGTCCGGCCTGGCCAAGGATCTGGGCTCGGCCGCCGTTTCCATGGCAATCCTGTTCGCGATGGTTGTCTGGCTGTTGGTGCTGTTCACCTGA
- a CDS encoding helix-turn-helix domain-containing protein, with protein sequence MNRETFSHLRAKLGKTQKALSELLGVSLKAVQSYEQGWRSIPIHVERQLYFLVVNQRSEGQSKRKDCWAVKKCDKKKECPAWEFQAGHLCWFLSGTRCDCTADKNWKEKMDICRTCEVLTSML encoded by the coding sequence ATGAATCGCGAAACCTTCTCTCACTTGCGGGCAAAACTCGGCAAAACTCAAAAAGCGTTATCCGAGTTGCTCGGAGTTTCCCTGAAGGCCGTGCAAAGCTACGAACAAGGCTGGCGCTCCATCCCCATTCACGTCGAGCGTCAGCTGTACTTTCTGGTCGTCAACCAGCGCAGCGAAGGCCAATCCAAGCGCAAGGACTGCTGGGCCGTGAAAAAATGCGACAAGAAAAAGGAATGCCCGGCCTGGGAATTTCAGGCGGGACACCTGTGCTGGTTCCTCAGCGGCACCCGCTGCGACTGCACCGCAGACAAGAACTGGAAGGAAAAGATGGACATCTGCCGCACCTGCGAGGTCCTGACCTCGATGCTGTGA
- the mnmA gene encoding tRNA 2-thiouridine(34) synthase MnmA — protein sequence MAVLSVGVAMSGGVDSTMAASLLQEQGHDVHGFFMLLPLANLEVQRQRVREVADRLSIPLTEVDLRQSFAEQVIGYFNRSYRAGLTPNPCIHCNRSVKFGLLADTMRHQDLERIATGHYARVQSVGDRCFVARGSDRTKDQSYFLARLAADQVNTLLFPLGDWTKQQVYARAAALGFHFSGEESQDVCFLSQGLAAFLSEQGIGDLCGPVVTADGRQIGEHRGVWHYTIGQRRGLGLPDVTPWYVVGLDGPGNRVIVGKQDDLFATRCTVHALRWTHQPPALPWRGLVQLRSRHTPAMAALAPSGPEQWSLVFDTPQRAITPGQFAVCYEHDRVVGSAVIGTGADLEERT from the coding sequence ATGGCTGTATTGAGCGTCGGGGTCGCCATGAGCGGCGGGGTCGATTCCACCATGGCCGCCTCCCTGCTGCAAGAGCAGGGGCACGACGTCCACGGGTTTTTCATGCTCCTGCCCCTGGCCAATCTGGAGGTCCAGCGACAGCGGGTGCGCGAGGTGGCCGACAGGCTGTCGATCCCCCTGACCGAGGTGGACCTGCGGCAATCCTTTGCCGAGCAGGTCATCGGCTATTTCAACCGCAGCTATCGCGCCGGGTTGACCCCCAATCCCTGCATCCACTGCAACCGGTCCGTCAAATTCGGCCTGCTCGCCGACACGATGCGCCACCAGGATCTGGAACGGATCGCCACCGGCCACTACGCCCGTGTCCAGAGCGTAGGTGACCGTTGTTTTGTGGCCCGTGGAAGCGACCGGACCAAGGATCAGTCCTACTTTCTCGCCCGGCTCGCCGCCGACCAGGTGAACACGCTCCTGTTTCCGCTTGGTGACTGGACCAAACAACAGGTCTATGCGCGGGCCGCTGCCCTGGGGTTCCACTTCAGCGGCGAGGAGAGCCAGGATGTCTGTTTTCTCAGCCAAGGGCTGGCCGCCTTTCTTAGCGAGCAGGGGATCGGCGATCTGTGCGGGCCGGTGGTGACTGCGGACGGCCGCCAAATCGGCGAACACCGGGGGGTCTGGCACTACACCATCGGCCAGCGGCGGGGTCTGGGGCTGCCGGATGTTACCCCCTGGTATGTGGTCGGGTTGGACGGTCCCGGCAACCGCGTCATCGTCGGCAAGCAGGACGATCTCTTCGCCACGCGCTGTACCGTGCATGCCTTGCGCTGGACCCACCAACCACCCGCCCTGCCTTGGCGAGGCTTGGTGCAACTGCGCTCCCGTCATACTCCGGCGATGGCTGCACTGGCCCCCAGCGGCCCGGAGCAGTGGTCGCTTGTCTTCGACACCCCGCAACGTGCCATCACCCCCGGCCAGTTCGCGGTCTGCTACGAGCATGATCGGGTGGTGGGCAGCGCGGTGATCGGAACGGGAGCCGACCTGGAGGAACGAACATGA
- the mtaB gene encoding tRNA (N(6)-L-threonylcarbamoyladenosine(37)-C(2))-methylthiotransferase MtaB, whose amino-acid sequence MKRIAITTLGCKVNQFESAAFASGFEARGCTLVPFQAEADVYVINTCTVTAKAGQQSRQLIRRVLHEHPGARVVVTGCYAQMDPEAVFSLADQPVAIVGNGNKHLLVEAALAESSPDLVLLMGRIREKKEICDLPVTRFRGRTRAYLRIQDGCDNFCSYCIVPYTRGRSRSLPLTKILAQTAVFVDQGYRELVITGINVGKYGLDLDEGETIYSLLARLCRDFPGLRLRLSSIEPTEVNDQLLDLMSGSPNFMPHLHIPLQSGDDQVLARMNRRYTRAEFAAVIERVHQALPLATIGCDVLGGFPGETEAEADNTYRLLTDLPVHYLHVFPYSRRPGTLAASLPQQLPGPVKEARVQRLRGLDAAKRQAAYQANCGRTHQVLVERRQAKTGLLQGFSENYVPILFAGGSGLIRQVVPVRLVAVEDGQPRGMIAEDLLEESRQTR is encoded by the coding sequence ATGAAACGGATCGCCATCACCACCCTGGGCTGCAAGGTCAACCAGTTCGAATCCGCAGCCTTTGCCAGCGGCTTTGAGGCCCGGGGCTGCACCTTGGTGCCCTTTCAGGCCGAGGCCGATGTCTATGTGATCAACACCTGCACGGTCACCGCCAAGGCCGGCCAGCAGTCGCGGCAGCTGATTCGCCGGGTGCTGCACGAGCATCCTGGCGCACGGGTGGTGGTCACCGGCTGCTATGCCCAAATGGACCCGGAGGCGGTGTTCAGTCTCGCCGATCAACCTGTGGCCATTGTCGGTAACGGCAACAAGCATCTGCTGGTGGAGGCCGCCCTAGCCGAGTCCTCTCCCGATCTGGTGTTGCTCATGGGCCGGATTCGCGAGAAGAAGGAAATCTGCGACCTGCCGGTGACTCGTTTCCGCGGTCGCACCCGCGCCTATCTCCGCATCCAGGACGGCTGCGACAACTTCTGCTCCTACTGCATCGTGCCCTACACCCGGGGCCGCAGCCGCAGCCTACCCCTGACCAAAATCCTGGCACAGACAGCGGTCTTTGTCGACCAGGGCTACCGCGAACTGGTGATCACCGGCATCAATGTCGGCAAGTACGGGCTCGACCTGGACGAGGGCGAAACCATCTACAGCCTGCTGGCCCGGCTTTGTCGTGATTTTCCCGGCCTCCGCTTGCGGCTCAGTTCCATCGAGCCCACCGAGGTCAACGATCAGTTGCTCGACCTGATGTCCGGCTCCCCCAACTTCATGCCCCACCTGCACATTCCCCTGCAGAGCGGCGACGACCAGGTCCTGGCGCGGATGAACCGGCGCTACACCCGCGCCGAGTTTGCGGCGGTGATCGAGCGGGTGCACCAGGCCTTGCCGCTCGCCACCATCGGCTGCGACGTGCTGGGCGGTTTTCCCGGCGAAACCGAGGCCGAGGCCGACAACACCTACCGGTTGCTGACCGATCTGCCGGTCCACTATCTCCATGTCTTTCCCTACTCCCGCCGTCCCGGCACCCTGGCCGCCTCGCTGCCGCAGCAGCTGCCAGGCCCGGTCAAGGAGGCGCGGGTGCAGCGGCTGCGTGGTCTCGATGCGGCCAAACGGCAGGCCGCCTACCAGGCCAACTGCGGGCGCACCCACCAGGTGCTGGTGGAGCGGCGGCAGGCGAAAACCGGTCTGTTGCAAGGCTTCTCCGAAAACTATGTACCGATCCTCTTTGCCGGCGGTTCAGGCCTGATCCGTCAGGTGGTGCCGGTGCGCCTTGTTGCGGTCGAGGACGGTCAACCCAGGGGAATGATTGCCGAAGACCTGCTTGAGGAAAGTCGCCAAACCAGGTAA
- a CDS encoding CinA family nicotinamide mononucleotide deamidase-related protein: MIGEIIAIGDELTSGRITNTTSGHAARQLFLLGHRIRAMHTIGDDAELIGATLKAAIARCDFVLVTGGLGATTDDLTNEAVIAALNLKSAIHPCVQANIESRMAKTEGKAAVSLAKLAHLPEGAEVLDDDCRMAGYLLRFQGKPIYFLPGVPPQMEILLRDKVLPGLQRFDGGRAVPVCQRVYRTCGLYEIEINQRLHTLERNGVQIGYYPVGAEVHVSLTGHHLEGGMDDPLFRQADALIREALGEHIYGIDEETLASVTGRLLQERDLLLATAESCTGGLIGATLTEVPGSSRWFKGGVIVYANALKENLLDIAPDLLGRHGAVSAETARAMASGALQRLGCDIAVAVTGIAGPEGGTPDKPVGTVYLGLAYGNTVIDRLCRFHGSRRQIQEKTAQTAMDMVRRALLASEQSERRMR; the protein is encoded by the coding sequence ATGATCGGAGAGATCATCGCCATCGGCGACGAGCTGACCTCGGGCCGCATCACCAACACCACCAGCGGCCATGCGGCGCGGCAACTATTCCTGCTCGGCCACCGGATCCGGGCCATGCATACCATCGGCGATGACGCGGAGTTGATCGGCGCGACCCTCAAGGCAGCGATCGCCCGCTGCGACTTTGTCCTGGTCACCGGCGGCCTGGGGGCCACCACCGATGATCTGACCAACGAGGCGGTGATCGCGGCCCTGAACCTCAAGTCCGCCATCCATCCCTGCGTCCAGGCCAATATCGAATCGCGCATGGCCAAGACCGAGGGCAAGGCCGCGGTGTCGCTCGCCAAACTGGCCCATTTGCCCGAAGGCGCCGAGGTGCTGGACGACGACTGCCGGATGGCCGGCTACCTGCTCCGCTTTCAGGGCAAGCCCATCTATTTCCTCCCCGGCGTGCCGCCGCAGATGGAGATCCTGCTGCGCGACAAGGTTCTGCCTGGGTTGCAGCGTTTCGACGGTGGCCGTGCCGTGCCCGTGTGCCAACGGGTCTACCGCACCTGCGGCCTGTACGAGATCGAGATCAACCAGCGGTTGCACACCTTGGAGCGCAACGGGGTGCAGATCGGCTACTACCCGGTGGGCGCCGAGGTCCATGTCAGCCTGACCGGCCACCACCTGGAAGGCGGCATGGACGATCCGCTGTTTCGCCAGGCCGACGCCCTCATCCGCGAAGCCCTGGGCGAGCACATCTACGGCATCGATGAGGAGACCCTGGCATCGGTCACCGGACGGCTGCTTCAGGAGCGGGACCTGCTGCTCGCCACCGCCGAGTCCTGTACCGGCGGTCTGATCGGTGCGACCCTCACCGAGGTACCGGGCAGCTCCCGGTGGTTCAAGGGCGGGGTGATCGTCTATGCCAATGCGCTCAAGGAAAACCTGCTCGATATTGCCCCCGATCTGCTCGGCCGCCATGGGGCGGTGAGCGCGGAGACGGCCCGGGCCATGGCCAGCGGGGCTCTGCAAAGATTGGGTTGCGACATCGCGGTGGCCGTCACCGGCATCGCCGGCCCCGAGGGCGGCACCCCGGACAAACCGGTGGGGACGGTCTACCTGGGACTGGCCTACGGCAACACGGTGATCGACCGGCTGTGCCGTTTCCACGGCTCCCGCCGACAGATTCAGGAAAAGACCGCGCAGACGGCAATGGATATGGTCCGCCGGGCGTTACTTGCGAGTGAACAGAGTGAAAGGAGAATGCGATGA
- the recA gene encoding recombinase RecA — protein sequence MTASNDNSEGRLKSVDNAITQIQRQFGKGAIMRLGSTERENIPVIPTGILSVDLALGVGGLPRGRVTEIYGPEASGKTTLALHVIAEAQRRGGNAAFIDAEHALDTSYAERLGVDVDNLLISQPDFGEQALEIAEILIRSGGIDVVVVDSVAALVPRAEIDGNVGDQHVGLQARLMSHAMRKFTGVLNRTNTVLIFINQIRMKIGVMFGNPETTTGGNALKFYSSIRIDIRKTTQIKEGQDAIGNLTKIKIVKNKVAPPFKQADVDIIYGEGISRTGDVLDLGVAQGIVDKSGAWYAYQDERIGQGRENAKKYLKEHPDTLADIERKLRLAFGMPVDAEPPASA from the coding sequence ATGACAGCATCCAATGACAACAGTGAAGGCCGCCTGAAAAGCGTCGACAACGCCATCACCCAGATTCAGCGGCAGTTCGGCAAGGGCGCGATCATGCGCCTGGGGTCGACCGAACGCGAAAATATCCCGGTCATCCCCACCGGCATCCTGTCGGTCGACCTCGCCCTCGGTGTCGGCGGCCTGCCCCGCGGCCGGGTGACCGAGATCTACGGTCCCGAGGCCTCGGGCAAGACCACGCTCGCCCTGCATGTGATCGCCGAGGCCCAGCGCCGCGGTGGCAACGCCGCCTTCATCGACGCCGAGCACGCCCTGGACACCAGCTATGCCGAACGGTTGGGCGTGGACGTGGACAATCTGCTCATCTCCCAGCCCGATTTCGGCGAGCAGGCCCTGGAAATCGCCGAAATCCTCATCCGCAGCGGCGGCATCGACGTGGTGGTGGTCGACTCGGTGGCCGCCCTGGTGCCCCGGGCCGAGATCGACGGCAATGTCGGCGACCAGCATGTCGGCCTCCAGGCCCGGCTGATGTCGCACGCCATGCGCAAGTTCACCGGCGTGCTCAACCGCACCAACACCGTGCTCATCTTCATCAACCAGATCCGGATGAAGATCGGGGTGATGTTCGGCAACCCCGAGACCACCACCGGCGGCAACGCGCTCAAGTTCTACAGCTCGATCCGCATCGATATCCGCAAGACCACCCAGATCAAGGAAGGCCAGGACGCCATCGGCAACCTGACCAAGATCAAGATCGTCAAGAACAAGGTGGCCCCGCCCTTCAAACAGGCGGACGTGGACATCATCTACGGCGAGGGCATCTCCCGCACCGGCGACGTGCTCGATCTCGGCGTGGCCCAGGGCATTGTCGATAAGAGCGGCGCCTGGTATGCGTATCAGGACGAGCGCATCGGTCAGGGCCGGGAAAATGCCAAGAAGTATCTCAAGGAGCATCCGGACACCCTGGCCGACATCGAGCGCAAACTGCGCCTGGCCTTCGGCATGCCCGTCGACGCGGAACCACCCGCCAGCGCGTAA
- a CDS encoding UPF0280 family protein: MRVYRSFAWKDTNLRVASPAFDLITRTVIDERRRLERYIARHPDFLTSLVPVVLLDDAPEVAQRMAAASALTGLGPMAAVAGTLAQMGAEAAMAIGCPEAIVENGGDIYIHADSPVTIGIYAGDNAIAGKLAFRLDPATLPLALCSSSSKMGHSLSFGRCDLATVVAKDAALADSAVTLVCNLIKTEKDLTPVLDDVGAIAGIDGILAVKNGKIGLWGRLPELVRNQDTDSRGKITRDLRSDFQG; the protein is encoded by the coding sequence ATGCGCGTCTATCGCTCCTTCGCCTGGAAGGACACCAACCTGCGGGTCGCCAGCCCGGCCTTTGACCTGATTACCCGCACCGTGATCGACGAGCGCCGCAGGCTCGAACGCTACATCGCTCGTCACCCCGACTTCCTGACCTCGCTGGTGCCGGTGGTCCTGCTGGACGATGCCCCCGAAGTGGCGCAGCGCATGGCTGCGGCCAGCGCGCTGACCGGGCTGGGCCCCATGGCCGCCGTGGCCGGCACCCTGGCGCAGATGGGCGCCGAGGCCGCCATGGCCATCGGTTGCCCCGAGGCCATCGTCGAGAACGGCGGCGACATCTACATCCACGCCGACTCGCCCGTCACCATTGGCATCTATGCCGGCGACAATGCCATCGCCGGCAAGCTGGCCTTCCGCCTCGATCCCGCCACCCTGCCTCTCGCCCTCTGTTCCTCCTCCTCCAAGATGGGCCATTCGCTCAGTTTCGGCCGCTGCGATCTGGCCACCGTTGTCGCCAAGGACGCGGCCCTGGCCGATTCGGCGGTCACCCTGGTGTGCAACCTGATCAAGACCGAAAAGGATCTGACCCCGGTGCTGGACGATGTCGGCGCCATTGCCGGCATCGACGGCATCCTGGCGGTCAAAAACGGCAAGATCGGCCTGTGGGGCCGGTTGCCGGAGCTGGTGCGCAACCAGGATACGGACAGCCGGGGCAAGATCACCCGCGACCTGCGCTCCGACTTTCAGGGCTAA
- a CDS encoding NIL domain-containing protein, whose amino-acid sequence MITKKIYLYFPKSETEKPIVYQLVKQFDLIVNIFRAKVTSEEEGYLSLEVTGTQENIDRAFEFLGGFDVDIHAGNKGMLWDAGRCGQCGACVVHCPTGALSIVDRATRQVAFNEDSCIECLACVAACPFGACSSNF is encoded by the coding sequence ATGATCACCAAAAAAATCTATCTCTACTTTCCCAAGAGCGAAACCGAGAAGCCGATCGTCTATCAGTTAGTTAAGCAGTTCGACCTGATCGTCAATATCTTCCGCGCCAAGGTGACCAGCGAGGAGGAGGGCTACCTCAGTCTGGAGGTGACCGGCACCCAGGAGAACATCGACCGCGCCTTTGAATTTCTGGGCGGGTTTGATGTCGACATCCATGCCGGCAACAAGGGCATGCTCTGGGATGCGGGCCGCTGCGGCCAGTGCGGGGCCTGCGTGGTGCACTGCCCCACCGGGGCGCTGTCGATCGTCGACCGGGCCACCCGGCAGGTGGCGTTCAACGAGGACAGTTGCATCGAGTGTCTGGCCTGCGTTGCCGCCTGTCCCTTCGGCGCCTGCTCCTCAAACTTCTGA
- a CDS encoding homocysteine biosynthesis protein, producing MSKTYAEINDKIASGKAVVLTAEEVIEYVDKRGLEAAAKEVDVVTTATFGPMCSSGCFLNFGHSKPKMRISEAWINDVMAYCGIAAVDVYMGATQLRHNDPANMYHPGEFRYGGGHVIEDLVAGKKLQLFGLSYGTDDYPRREIRTLFDIHDLNQAIMVNPRNCYQNYNVAVNCSDKRIYTYLGILRAKMRNMTYCSAGQLSPLLNDPLYETIGVGTAIWLAGARGLVYSQGTQHCSLVERGDNDVPVEGAGTLALTGNMKEMLPEFVRGVSFKGYGVSLALGVGIPIPILNAEILRRTTVRDRDIQACVIDYSTDYPQKTGKVLARYNYEELRSGEVELLGKKVPVTSLSSYNKALRICNLLKAEIEAGRFLLAEPSQRLPLNQSMQPLNITGPAR from the coding sequence ATGAGCAAGACCTACGCGGAAATTAACGACAAGATTGCCTCGGGCAAGGCGGTGGTGCTGACCGCCGAAGAGGTGATCGAGTATGTGGACAAACGCGGCCTGGAAGCCGCCGCCAAGGAGGTGGATGTGGTCACCACCGCCACCTTCGGGCCGATGTGCTCCTCCGGCTGTTTCCTCAACTTCGGGCACAGCAAGCCCAAAATGCGCATCTCCGAGGCCTGGATCAACGATGTCATGGCCTACTGCGGCATCGCCGCGGTCGACGTCTATATGGGCGCCACCCAACTGCGCCACAACGACCCGGCCAACATGTACCACCCCGGCGAGTTCCGCTACGGCGGCGGCCATGTGATCGAGGATCTGGTGGCGGGCAAGAAGCTGCAGCTCTTCGGCCTCTCCTACGGCACCGACGACTATCCGCGCCGCGAGATCCGCACCCTGTTCGATATTCATGATCTCAACCAGGCGATCATGGTCAATCCGCGCAACTGCTACCAGAATTACAACGTGGCGGTCAACTGCTCGGATAAACGCATCTATACCTATCTGGGCATCCTCCGCGCCAAGATGCGCAACATGACCTACTGCTCGGCCGGGCAGCTGTCGCCGCTGTTGAACGACCCGCTCTACGAGACCATCGGCGTGGGCACCGCCATCTGGCTGGCCGGGGCGCGCGGTCTGGTTTACAGCCAGGGCACCCAGCACTGCTCGCTGGTGGAGCGCGGCGACAACGATGTGCCAGTGGAGGGGGCGGGTACCCTGGCCTTGACCGGCAACATGAAGGAGATGCTGCCCGAGTTCGTGCGCGGGGTCAGTTTCAAGGGCTACGGCGTGTCGCTGGCCCTGGGCGTGGGCATCCCCATCCCCATCCTCAACGCGGAGATCCTCCGGCGAACCACGGTGCGCGACCGCGATATCCAGGCTTGCGTCATCGATTACTCCACCGATTACCCGCAGAAGACCGGTAAGGTGCTGGCCCGCTACAACTACGAGGAACTGCGCTCGGGCGAGGTGGAACTGCTGGGCAAGAAGGTGCCGGTGACCTCGCTCTCCTCCTACAACAAGGCGCTCAGGATCTGCAACCTGCTCAAGGCCGAGATCGAGGCGGGCCGCTTCCTGCTGGCCGAGCCCAGCCAGCGGCTGCCGCTGAACCAGTCCATGCAACCATTGAACATCACAGGACCGGCGCGATGA